The segment CAGTATCTTTGCACACGAAGGCCTTATGAACTCATTAGGACATCGGGAGAATATTTTGCATGAAGATTTTAGTTTCCTAGGAGTGGGCGTTGCCTTTAACTCCGAACAACAGCCTTTCTTTACGCAAAACTTTTATAGAAAATAGCTTAATTAATGCAGCATATATACTCTTGGTGAATAAAATGGAGACCATAAGCAATATTTGGTCTCCTTTCTAATAAAACCGACAGAAAAAAAGCCTTTACAGTCACCATTTAATTACTCCCGTAATGACCATAAAAGCCAGAACTTTATAAAAGCTTTAATAAATGCTTAATCGCATATGATACACCACTATCATCATTACTTTTTGTTACGAATGTTGCTTGTTTTTTAATATCCTCTGGAGCATTTTCCATGGCCACCGATGCAGTCGCTACTTCAAATTGGGAAAGATCATTACCACCATCACCAAAAGCATAAAGTTCATCAAATTCCACATTTTTGATTTGCTCATAGCGTTTAATCGCTTTTCCTTTTTGAGCATCTTTTGTCGTAATCTCAAGATTGTTAGGAAATGAAGATGAATAGGAAATAGATGGTATATGCTGAATTTTATTCTTCACAATATCAATTTTATTAAGCGAATTTTCATCAACCCATGCTACCATTTTATAAATTCGGATGTTCTTCATTTCAGGTATTTTTTCATAATCATAGTGTTGGAACATTTGTAGAATTTCTTCATTAGTTTTTCCTCTTAATTGCGGGAGTGTTGCTGGCATTCCGCCTTGATTTGTATATACCAGAATCCCCACACCAAGCTTTTTTAGCATTGGTAAGAACTCATGAAACAACTCAAAACTCAATGATGTTTCATATAGTAATTCACCGGTTTCTGAAAACATAATTGACCCATTCAAACAAAAAATTGGGCAGTTTATCCTTTGAACAGCTTGAATTTTTATGACGTCTTTATATGCTCTTCCAGTGTTAATAATTACTTCGATTCCTTTTTCCTTCATCTGTTGGATAACTTTTTGATCTTCTATTGAAATTTGATGATTAGAATCAAGCAAGGTACCGTCTAGATCTAACGATACACACTTCATCATTATCCCACCTTGTTATTACAATTTTAGTTCATACGGCTTCTTTATTCCGTTTCTTTTTCAAAAACAGCTCTCTTCGCTTTTTCATCGCTTTAGTAATATATCCCCCTTTGAAATTTCTAGGTTCATACGAAGCGACAAATGCAGTTGGTTCATATTTCGTTATTTCTTCATAAAATTCCTTTTCTCGATCTCGACGTGCCGTACAGTCTAATCTGTAGCGCAATGAGTTCATGCCTTCCACTTCACTTGTCGACACGCTGAAGCCAATTTCTCTTAAGCGGTTGATTAACATATTATTTTTTCCAGGAATATTAGCCTCAATCGTCACATACCCAATCGCCAGCTTTTCTTCTACTAACCCACCAATGTAAACTCCTATTCCAAAACCTAACGCATAGGCAATCATATTCATATAATTAGATAAATCACTAAAAACTAATCCTAATGCACCTACATATATAATACCTTCAAGCATCCCCATAGCTGCAGCTTGTTTTTTCATTCCTTTTACAGCAAGAATCGTACGTAATGTTAAAATG is part of the Bacillus sp. Marseille-P3661 genome and harbors:
- a CDS encoding HAD family hydrolase, which encodes MKCVSLDLDGTLLDSNHQISIEDQKVIQQMKEKGIEVIINTGRAYKDVIKIQAVQRINCPIFCLNGSIMFSETGELLYETSLSFELFHEFLPMLKKLGVGILVYTNQGGMPATLPQLRGKTNEEILQMFQHYDYEKIPEMKNIRIYKMVAWVDENSLNKIDIVKNKIQHIPSISYSSSFPNNLEITTKDAQKGKAIKRYEQIKNVEFDELYAFGDGGNDLSQFEVATASVAMENAPEDIKKQATFVTKSNDDSGVSYAIKHLLKLL
- a CDS encoding DUF2179 domain-containing protein codes for the protein MISALIIFIVQLLYVPILTLRTILAVKGMKKQAAAMGMLEGIIYVGALGLVFSDLSNYMNMIAYALGFGIGVYIGGLVEEKLAIGYVTIEANIPGKNNMLINRLREIGFSVSTSEVEGMNSLRYRLDCTARRDREKEFYEEITKYEPTAFVASYEPRNFKGGYITKAMKKRRELFLKKKRNKEAV